In one Musa acuminata AAA Group cultivar baxijiao chromosome BXJ2-5, Cavendish_Baxijiao_AAA, whole genome shotgun sequence genomic region, the following are encoded:
- the LOC103984080 gene encoding MAR-binding filament-like protein 1 — translation MGLLVGSPSRLQTPPPLPFSSSSSSSSLFPSQRKPATKRLGYAVCCASGESDVGAAAGASRRRALLLVGISVLPFLKLGAMAAEGLMVDGFQTVVPSISDEIRQKIYKVQAISFRRRAKTTKQVFTEVDKDKQDIGKPNEQDVIMPDKQDLAMPDKQVVIMPDKHDVIQPETQFLKDTVLEDSSQGPNQFEQAHLQNAPSNSFISFLNELGVIASGVLGALYATLQKEKTVTESTVESMKHKLTSKEAAMSSMKENFEKLLQWEQEEKRKQVKKFKEDETSLLNQLASANGTTATLHQELKNERKLVEELKEQMGQVESSFSQTAADKKLLDAKFREKVDSFNVLQDRISLLNLEINDNEEDIESLKLSLSENESEYKKLGSNVEHIKKELAIANSTIKQLKEEIVGAKADLSSKVSSIDTLNEKIRLLNSEKDKSLQRVKDLMKDYNDLKSSSERKAALDAELLSKKDDQLHHLEEKLELALAEARKKNAVVTELRKEKDGVKSLLEKEGVNMKKLKDDLQATREALEASKLEVSIVSKELDEAKGSYDNLMCEVSEMQDGFNEMEKLLTSSVEEAKSSSKLLSDELVSVKEALRRTKDELDITSKELKDVVADRKNLKEELVETYKKLEATVHEVTEERKMVSTLNRELEVLGKQMQRDSEALGALEADLDEATKSLDEMNKNALLLSRELESSNTLTTSLEAEKEMLFKSLSEQKNITKEAWENIKDTQNLILLLGSERESVEKRTRKLEEELAFAKGEILRLRRQISSEKESDDRLPKTTEVAAETPITVRKTSSRRKKGGSTREVS, via the exons ATGGGGCTTCTGGTGGGAAGCCCGAGCCGGCTGCAGACGCCCCCTCCGCtacccttctcctcctcttcctcatcttcttcaCTGTTCCCTTCGCAGAGAAAGCCCGCAACCAAAAGACTGGGTTATGCTGTGTGCTGTGCGAGTGGTGAGAGTGACGTAGGTGCTGCCGCAGGTGCTTCCCGCAGAAGGGCGCTCCTCCTTGTGGGCATCTCAGTTCTTCCCTTCCTGAAACTTGGAGCAATGGCCGCTGAAGGTTTAATGGTCGATG GATTTCAAACTGTGGTTCCTAGCATAAGTGACGAAATAAGACAGAAGATTTATAAAGTTCAGGCAATAAGCTTTCGCCGACGAGCAAAGACAACCAAGCAGGTCTTCACTGAAGTAGATAAAG ACAAACAAGATATCGGAAAACCAAATGAACAAGATGTGATAATGCCAGACAAACAAGACCTTGCTATGCCAGATAAACAAGTTGTCATTATGCCAGATAAACATGATGTCATACAGCCAGAGACACAATTTCTTAAAGATACTGTGCTTGAAGATTCATCTCAAGGGCCTAACCAATTTGAG CAAGCACATCTTCAAAATGCACCATCAAACtcgttcatttctttcctaaatgaGCTTGGAGTAATTGCTTCAGGTGTTCTTGGCGCACTGTATGCAACATTACAAAAGGAAAAGACAGTTACCGAATCAACTGTGGAATCT ATGAAACATAAGCTGACTTCAAAGGAAGCAGCAATGTCTTCAATGAAGGAGAACTTTGAAAAATTGCTACAGTGGGAACAAGAAGAGAAAAGGAAGCAAGTGAAAAAGTTTAAAGAAGATGAAACCTCTTTGCTAAATCAGCTGGCGTCAGCAAATGGGACTACAGCAACTTTGCATCAAGAGCTAAAAAATGAGAGAAAACTAGTTGAGGAGCTTAAGGAACAAATGGGTCAAGTTGAGAGCAGTTTTTCACAAACTGCTGCTGATAAAAAGCTACTTGACGCCAAATTTAGAGAAAAGGTAGATAGTTTTAATGTACTACAAGATAGAATAAGCCTTCTTAACTTGGAGATAAATGACAATGAGGAGGACATTGAAAGCCTCAAATTATCCCTTTCTGAAAATGAATCAGAATATAAGAAATTGGGCTCCAACGTGGAACACATAAAAAAGGAGCTTGCTATTGCAAATTCAACTATTAAACAGTTGAAAGAGGAGATAGTTGGAGCTAAAGCTGATTTAAGTTCAAAGGTATCTTCAATTGATACTTTAAATGAAAAAATTCGGTTGTTAAACTCGGAAAAGGATAAGTCCTTGCAAAGAGTTAAAGATCTGATGAAAGATTATAATGATTTGAAGTCGTCTTCTGAGAGAAAAGCAGCTCTTGATGCTGAACTGTTATCTAAGAAAGATGATCAACTTCATCATCTTGAAGAAAAGCTTGAGCTTGCATTAGCTGAAGCAAGGAAAAAAAATGCCGTTGTCACTGAGCTGAGGAAAGAAAAGGATGGTGTCAAATCATTACTGGAAAAAGAAGGTGTTAACATGAAGAAATTGAAAGATGATTTGCAGGCTACCCGAGAAGCATTGGAagcttctaaacttgaggtttccATCGTGTCCAAGGAACTGGATGAGGCTAAAGGTTCATATGATAATCTTATGTGTGAGGTCTCAGAGATGCAGGATGGTTTCAATGAAATGGAGAAACTGTTAACTAGTAGTGTGGAAGAAGCTAAGTCTAGTTCAAAATTACTCTCTGATGAATTAGTCTCAGTTAAGGAGGCCCTAAGAAGAACCAAAGATGAACTTGATAtcacatcaaaagaattgaaagatGTTGTTGCGGACCGTAAGAACTTAAAGGAGGAATTGGTAGAAACATACAAGAAACTGGAAGCCACCGTGCACGAGGTGACAGAAGAAAGAAAAATGGTTTCCACTTTGAATAGAGAGCTTGAGGTTTTGGGAAAACAAATGCAAAGGGACTCAGAAGCACTAGGAGCTCTTGAAGCAGATCTGGATGAGGCTACAAAATCACTTGATGAGATGAATAAGAATGCATTATTGCTCTCAAGAGAGCTAGAGAGCAGTAACACTCTAACTACTAGCCTGGAAGCAGAGAAAGAGATGTTGTTCAAGTCTCTCTCAGAGCAAAAGAATATCACAAAGGAAGCTTGGGAAAACATCAAAGACACGCAGAACCTTATTCTGCTGCTTGGAAGTGAGAGAGAGAGCGTAGAGAAGAGGACCAGGAAGCTTGAGGAGGAGCTAGCATTTGCAAAAGGCGAGATACTTCGATTGAGGAGGCAGATAAGTTCGGAAAAGGAATCCGATGATCGTCTGCCGAAGACCACTGAAGTTGCAGCAGAAACTCCTATTACAGTGAGGAAGACTAGTAGTAGGAGAAAAAAGGGAGGATCCACCCGAGAAGTCTCTTAA
- the LOC103984078 gene encoding uncharacterized protein LOC103984078, giving the protein MVGGGSKRDDGALKISSTNVFAALETLKKKKKKKKSDTEAKGKGSSKNQTKESEQQRQVFWAPTPLTAKSWADVDDDDDYYATTAPPQSVWGSTEQRQNREATAVVEEESEGEDDGLDEGDDSDVEEEPEHEDEVPVATEPVIGKPVPAPVTTKDTDRQLSKKELKKKEMAELNAVLAELGISVEDSNSVQDETNDGDKKENAPAPAPSESKSSKKKKAKKDKSSKDTREPQEQPSDRDRNTEPEEEDASAVDVKEKIKKVASTKKKKLNKEMDAAARAAAVEAAARSAKLAAAKKKEKNHYYQQPAR; this is encoded by the exons ATGGTAGGAGGTGGAAGCAAGAGGGACGATGGAGCCTTGAAGATTAGCAGCACCAACGTCTTCGCCGCGCTAGAGAcgcttaagaagaagaagaagaagaagaaatcggaCACGGAAGCCAAGGGCAAGGGATCGTCCAAGAACCAGACCAAGGAGTCggagcagcagcggcaggtgTTCTGGGCGCCGACGCCGCTGACTGCGAAGTCCTGGGCCGATGTGGACGATGACGACGATTACTACGCCACCACGGCCCCGCCACAATCTGTCTGGGGTTCGACGGAGCAACGGCAGAACAGGGAAGCCACAGCCGTGGTTGAGGAG gaAAGCGAAGGTGAAGATGATGGCCTTGACGAGGGTGATGATTCTGATGTAGAGGAGGAGCCTGAACATGAAGATGAGGTTCCTGTCGCAACCGAACCTGTCATCGGGAAGCCTGTTCCTGCTCCGGTAACGACCAAAGATACAGATCgacaactatcaaaaaaggagttGAAGAAAAAAGAAATGGCGGAACTAAATGCAGTTCTGGCTGAGCTGGGTATCTCAGTCGAAGATAGTAATTCTGTGCAAGATGAAACAAATG ATGgagataaaaaggaaaatgcaccTGCACCTGCGCCATCAGAAAGCAAAAGTTCCAAGAAAAAGAAGGCAAAGAAAGATAAATCATCCAAGGACACCAGAGAACCACAGGAACAGCCTTCCGATCGGGATCGGAACACCGAACCCGAAGAGGAAGATGCATCTGCGGTTGATGTCAAGGAGAAAATAAAGAAGGTAGCTTCGACGAAAAAGAAGAAATTAAATAAAGAGATGGATGCAGCCGCAAGAGCTGCAGCTGTCGAAGCTGCTGCAAGGAGTGCCAAGCTTGCTGCcgccaagaagaaagaaaagaaccacTATTATCAACAACCCGCGCGGTAA
- the LOC103984079 gene encoding F-box/kelch-repeat protein At1g15670-like → MEDELIPGLPQEIARECLIRVPFDAFRTVQAVCKFWKHDLESASFHRHRKSVGLDRPVVVLSQSEPAPVVAASANGEKSYPSRLLYRLALFEPTTGAWSSLPPIPGRPHGLPLFCQLAAVGRELVVVGGWDPRTWAASDEVHVYDLVSGAWRRGAPMPGTRRSFFACAASEERAAVFVAGGHDESKNALRSALAYDVAADAWMQLPDMARQRDECRGVFASGWFHVVGGYPTEAQGQFSRSAETFDVAAWRWSAVEEGRLEEAACPRTCVVGGDGRVYMCRQAGQAVVLEEGGGAWRRVAELPGEVRVALQMVAWEGGFMVLGSGTLRGAQVAYIVDIESGEGKGMKKWRKVELQREYSGHVQAGCCFHI, encoded by the coding sequence ATGGAGGACGAGTTGATTCCAGGGCTGCCGCAGGAGATCGCCCGCGAGTGTCTCATCCGCGTCCCCTTCGACGCCTTCCGCACCGTTCAGGCCGTCTGCAAGTTCTGGAAGCACGACCTCGAGTCTGCGTCCTTCCACCGCCACCGGAAGTCCGTGGGCCTTGACCGGCCGGTGGTCGTGCTTTCCCAGTCCGAGCCCGCCCCGGTCGTCGCGGCGTCCGCCAACGGCGAGAAGTCGTACCCGTCCCGGTTGCTCTACCGCCTCGCGCTTTTCGAGCCGACAACCGGCGCCTGGAGCTCGCTGCCACCGATCCCCGGGCGGCCCCACGGCCTCCCGCTGTTCTGCCAGCTGGCCGCCGTCGGGAGGGAGCTGGTGGTTGTCGGCGGGTGGGACCCTCGCACCTGGGCCGCCTCCGACGAGGTACACGTCTACGACTTGGTGTCCGGAGCCTGGCGCCGCGGTGCCCCCATGCCGGGCACACGGCGCTCCTTCTTCGCGTGCGCGGCCTCGGAGGAGCGCGCCGCGGTGTTCGTGGCCGGCGGGCACGACGAGAGCAAGAACGCGCTGCGGTCGGCGCTGGCCTACGACGTGGCGGCGGACGCGTGGATGCAGCTGCCCGACATGGCGCGGCAGCGCGACGAGTGCCGCGGGGTGTTCGCGAGCGGCTGGTTCCACGTCGTCGGGGGTTACCCCACGGAGGCGCAGGGGCAGTTCTCGCGGAGCGCGGAGACCTTCGACGTCGCCGCCTGGCGGTGGAGCGCGGTGGAGGAGGGGAGGCTGGAGGAGGCTGCGTGCCCGCGGACGTGCGTGGTGGGCGGCGACGGGAGGGTGTACATGTGCCGGCAGGCGGGGCAGGCAGTGGTGCTGGAGGAGGGCGGCGGGGCGTGGCGCCGGGTGGCGGAGCTGCCCGGTGAAGTGCGGGTGGCGCTGCAGATGGTGGCGTGGGAAGGAGGGTTCATGGTGTTGGGGTCCGGGACCCTGCGTGGGGCCCAAGTGGCCTACATCGTGGATATTGAAAGCGGGGAGGGGAAGGGGATGAAGAAGTGGCGGAAGGTTGAGTTGCAGAGGGAGTATTCCGGCCATGTCCAAGCTGGCTGCTGCTTCCACATATAA
- the LOC103984081 gene encoding heat shock 70 kDa protein 14, with the protein MSVVGFDVGNESCIVAVARQRGIDVVLNDESKRETPAVVCFGEKQRFIGTAGATSSTMNPKNSVSQIKRLVGRKFSDPEVQRDIQLVPFKVTEGPDGFPLIHANYLGEQKTFSPTQILAMVLSNLKSIAENNLNAAVMDCCIGVPVYFNDLQRRAVIDAATIAGLRPLRLFHETTATALAYGIYKTDLPENDQLNVAFVDVGHASMQVCIAGYKKGQLKILAHSYDRSLGGRDFDEVLFKHFAAKFKDEYKIDVYQNARACLRLRTGCEKLKKMLSANPEAPMSIECLMDDKDVRGFIKREEFEQISVPILERVKQPLEKALSEAGLSLENIHSVEVVGSGSRVPAIIRILTEFFGKEPRRTMNASECVARGCSLQCAILSPTFKVREFQVHESFPFPIALSWKGSASDSQNGGTENQQSTIVFPKGNPLPSVKALTFFRSSTFTVDAVYADAADVQVPAKISTYTIGPFQSSKGERVKLKVKVRLNLHGIISVESAVMLEEEEVEVPVSAAPELPKESTKMDTDEAVNEASKTETDLNMEDAKSASNSSASGVDNGVPESNDKPVEMETDNKVEATKKKVKKTNVPVVELVYGGMSAEELQKAVEKEFEMALQDRVMEETKDKKNAVEAYVYDMRNKLYDKYQEFVTPSEKDELIAKLQQVEDWLYEEGEDETKGVYVAKLEELQKLGNPIEVRYKEWTERGPAIAQLAYCINSFRGAALSKDPKFDHIDIAEKQKVVSECSDAEAWLREKQQQQDGLPKYATPVLLCADIKRKTEALDRFCKPIMTRPPPPKPQTPPTATPGEQPQAAEQQKPGVHASGEPMAEEGSQVPPAAAPEPMDTDKSESVPAA; encoded by the exons GGTTGGTCGGAAATTTTCGGATCCAGAAGTGCAGAGGGATATCCAGTTGGTCCCGTTTAAGGTTACTGAAGGGCCTGATGGGTTTCCGCTGATCCATGCAAACTACCTTGGAGAGCAGAAAACCTTTTCTCCGACACAGATTCTTGCAATGGTTCTTTCTAATCTGAAGAGCATTGCGGAGAATAACTTAAATGCTGCAGTAATGGATTGCTGTATTGGAGTTCCGGTTTACTTCAATGATCTCCAGAGAAGAGCTGTGATAGATGCTGCTACGATTGCTGGTCTCCGCCCTCTCCGCTTGTTCCATGAGACTACTGCTACTGCATTGGCTTATGGTATCTATAAGACGGACTTGCCAGAAAACGATCAGCTTAATGTGGCTTTTGTTGATGTGGGCCACGCAAGCATGCAGGTTTGCATTGCTGGTTATAAGAAGGGGCAACTGAAGATCTTGGCACACTCTTATGATCGATCCCTTGGTGGGAGAGATTTCGATGAAGTGCTTTTCAAGCACTTTGCAGCCAAGTTCAAAGATGAGTATAAAATTGATGTGTATCAGAATGCCCGGGCCTGTCTCAGGCTCCGCACGGGCTGTGAGAAGCTGAAGAAGATGCTCAGTGCAAATCCAGAGGCTCCAATGAGCATTGAGTGCTTGATGGACGACAAGGATGTGAGAGGTTTTATCAAGAGAGAAGAGTTTGAGCAGATCAGTGTACCCATTTTGGAGAGAGTCAAGCAACCTTTGGAGAAGGCTCTTTCAGAGGCTGGGCTGAGCCTGGAAAATATTCATTCAGTTGAAGTTGTTGGGTCAGGGTCCCGTGTTCCAGCGATTATTAggattttgactgaattttttggTAAAGAGCCTAGGCGTACCATGAATGCAAGTGAGTGTGTCGCTCGGGGCTGTTCCCTTCAGTGTGCCATTCTAAGTCCCACATTCAAAGTGCGGGAATTTCAG GTTCACGAGAGCTTCCCTTTCCCAATAGCCTTATCATGGAAAGGATCTGCCTCTGACTCTCAGAATGGTGGAACAGAAAACCAACAGAGTACAATTGTGTTTCCAAAAGGGAACCCACTTCCTAGTGTCAAAGCTCTTACATTCTTTAGATCTAGTACATTCACAGTCGATGCTGTTTATGCTGATGCAGCTGATGTGCAAGTTCCAGCAAAGATCAGCACTTACACG ATTGGACCTTTCCAGTCCAGCAAAGGAGAGAGGGTGAAGCTGAAAGTAAAAGTTCGCTTAAATCTCCATGGAATTATTTCTGTTGAGTCAGCTGTT atgttggaggaggaagaagttgaAGTTCCTGTCTCAGCTGCACCAGAGCTACCTAAGGAATCTACAAAGATGGACACAGATGAAGCGGTAAACGAAGCCTCCAAAACTGAAACTGATTTAAACATGGAGGATGCTAAAAGTGCCAGTAATAGTTCTGCTAGTGGGGTTGACAATGGGGTACCAGAGTCTAATGATAAACCTGTGGAGATGGAAACTGATAACAAG GTTGAAGCTACTAAAAAGAAAGTCAAGAAAACTAATGTGCCTGTGGTGGAGCTTGTGTATGGCGGCATGTCGGCTGAAGAGTTGCAAAAGGCTGTGGAGAAAGAGtttgaaatggctcttcaagatagAGTAATGGAGGAAACCAAAGACAAGAAAAATGCTGTGGAGGCATATGTTTATGACATGCGAAACAAG CTCTATGATAAGTATCAGGAATTTGTTACACCATCAGAGAAAGATGAGCTTATTGCAAAGCTTCAGCAAGTTGAGGATTGGTTGTATGAAGAAGGTGAAGATGAAACTAAGGGTGTTTATGTTGCAAAGCTTGAGGAGCTTCAAAAG CTAGGTAACCCAATTGAGGTGCGTTACAAGGAGTGGACAGAAAGAGGTCCTGCAATAGCTCAACTTGCTTATTGCATCAATAGTTTCAGAGGAGCAGCCTTATCCAAAGATCCTAAGTTTGACCACATTGATATAGCAGAGAAGCAGAAG GTTGTTAGTGAGTGTAGTGATGCAGAAGCATGGTTGagggagaagcagcagcagcaggatggCTTACCCAAATATGCCACTCCAGTGCTTCTCTGCGCTGACATAAAGAGGAAAACTGAGGCACTAGACAG GTTTTGTAAGCCAATAATGACCAGGCCTCCGCCACCGAAACCTCAGACCCCTCCTACCGCAACACCAGGAGAGCAGCCTCAAGCCGCTGAGCAGCAGAAACCAGGAGTGCATGCATCAGGGGAGCCCATGGCCGAAGAGGGCAGTCAGGTACCACCTGCAGCAGCTCCAGAGCCAATGGACACTGACAAATCAGAGAGCGTACCTGCAGCATGA